From the genome of Thermococcus sp. M39, one region includes:
- the udg gene encoding type-4 uracil-DNA glycosylase, whose protein sequence is MAKEELMKKLEEKIKNCTKCPLGMLRTNAVPGSGSYDAKIMFVGEAPGYWEDQKGLPFVGRAGKVLDELLAEIGLKREDVYITNIVKCRPPNNRDPTEDEIKACCPYLDRQIDIIRPKVIVPLGRHSMSYILKKFGFEVEPISKIHGKTFEARTLFGKIIIMPMYHPAVALYKPQLKEELRKDFKKLKEILDNV, encoded by the coding sequence GTGGCAAAAGAGGAGCTGATGAAAAAGCTTGAGGAGAAGATAAAGAATTGCACAAAATGCCCATTAGGTATGCTGAGAACAAACGCTGTCCCCGGTAGCGGGAGTTATGATGCAAAAATAATGTTTGTTGGCGAAGCTCCCGGGTATTGGGAAGATCAAAAAGGACTGCCGTTTGTAGGAAGAGCAGGAAAAGTCTTAGATGAACTTTTAGCTGAAATTGGTCTAAAAAGGGAGGATGTATACATAACGAATATAGTAAAATGCCGTCCCCCCAACAACAGGGACCCAACTGAGGATGAGATAAAAGCCTGCTGCCCATATCTAGACAGACAGATTGACATAATTAGACCTAAGGTTATTGTCCCATTAGGGAGACACTCTATGAGCTACATTCTCAAAAAATTTGGCTTTGAAGTGGAACCAATAAGCAAAATCCACGGAAAAACATTTGAAGCAAGAACGCTCTTCGGAAAGATTATCATAATGCCAATGTACCACCCAGCAGTTGCTTTGTATAAGCCCCAGCTCAAAGAAGAGCTTAGGAAGGACTTCAAAAAGCTGAAGGAAATTCTGGATAACGTTTAG